In Streptomyces chartreusis, the following proteins share a genomic window:
- a CDS encoding L,D-transpeptidase family protein, translating into MITHKPRVALLAASLLLTGCGGGAMATPDHEPAATRPTTATPLPDVALEVAPQQLPGLGPKTWAEVPAEARQAVVVTGEGRDSANSEVVLYERSDIGWEAGARWPAHNALRGWTDHHRAGDLRSPVGVYTLTDAGGLLSDPGTRLPYDHGVGFTANGTGFEGEPLAGSFDYVIAIDYNRKPGTTPLDWTRPLGAGRGGGIWLHVDHGGPTQGCVSVSREHMRQLLRALHPDRDPVVVMGDAESLAR; encoded by the coding sequence ATGATCACGCACAAGCCCCGTGTCGCACTGCTCGCCGCCTCCCTGCTGCTCACCGGCTGCGGCGGCGGTGCCATGGCGACGCCGGACCACGAACCCGCCGCCACCAGGCCCACGACCGCCACACCGCTGCCCGACGTCGCCCTGGAGGTCGCTCCGCAGCAACTGCCCGGACTGGGTCCCAAGACCTGGGCCGAGGTGCCGGCCGAGGCCAGGCAGGCCGTCGTCGTGACCGGTGAGGGCCGTGACTCCGCGAACTCGGAGGTCGTGCTGTACGAGCGCAGCGACATCGGCTGGGAGGCCGGCGCCCGATGGCCCGCGCACAACGCCCTGCGCGGCTGGACCGACCACCACCGGGCCGGTGACCTGCGCTCACCCGTCGGCGTCTACACGCTCACGGACGCCGGCGGCCTGCTCAGCGACCCCGGGACCAGGCTGCCGTACGACCACGGCGTCGGCTTCACCGCGAACGGCACCGGCTTCGAGGGCGAGCCCCTCGCGGGCTCCTTCGACTACGTCATCGCCATCGACTACAACCGCAAGCCGGGCACCACACCCCTGGACTGGACCCGCCCGCTCGGCGCCGGACGCGGCGGCGGCATATGGCTCCACGTGGACCACGGCGGCCCCACCCAGGGCTGCGTCAGCGTCTCCCGGGAGCACATGCGGCAACTGCTTAGGGCACTGCACCCCGACCGGGATCCGGTCGTAGTCATGGGCGACGCCGAGTCGCTGGCCCGCTGA
- a CDS encoding response regulator transcription factor: protein MCAHVLVAEDDEMQAELIRRSLLSEGHTATVVHDGSAALDAARRLRPDLVVLDLMLPVIDGFGVCRVLRRDDDIPVLMLTARSAEDDVLLGLELGADDYMTKPYSPRELMARIRTVLRRSGRAAGRREDPVVRAAGIAVDPERHEVRCDGAAVECTPAEFEILLAMVAEPERVFSRRQLLECTRGTDRASTERAVDVHIMNLRRKIEADPRSPARLLTVFGVGYKLSGGRG from the coding sequence GTGTGCGCACATGTGCTGGTCGCCGAGGACGACGAGATGCAGGCCGAACTCATACGCCGCTCCCTGCTGTCGGAGGGGCACACCGCCACCGTGGTCCACGACGGGTCGGCCGCCCTGGACGCCGCCCGGCGCCTGCGGCCCGACCTCGTCGTGCTGGACCTGATGCTGCCGGTGATCGACGGCTTCGGGGTGTGCCGGGTGCTGCGCCGGGACGACGACATCCCGGTGCTGATGCTGACGGCCCGGTCGGCGGAGGACGACGTCCTGCTCGGCCTCGAACTCGGCGCCGACGACTACATGACCAAGCCGTACAGCCCGCGCGAGCTCATGGCCCGCATCCGCACCGTGCTGCGCCGCAGCGGACGCGCCGCCGGCCGGCGGGAGGACCCCGTCGTACGGGCCGCCGGGATCGCCGTCGACCCCGAGCGGCACGAGGTGCGGTGCGACGGGGCGGCGGTGGAGTGCACGCCGGCCGAGTTCGAGATCCTGCTGGCGATGGTCGCCGAACCCGAACGGGTCTTCTCCCGGCGGCAGTTGCTGGAGTGCACCCGGGGCACCGACCGGGCGTCCACCGAGCGGGCCGTCGACGTCCACATCATGAACCTGCGCCGCAAGATCGAGGCCGACCCGCGCAGCCCCGCACGGCTGCTGACCGTGTTCGGTGTCGGCTACAAGCTCAGCGGCGGCCGCGGATGA